From a single Pseudomonas cremoricolorata genomic region:
- a CDS encoding IS3 family transposase (programmed frameshift): MTKQRRTFTPEFKREAACLVLDQDYSHAEAARSLGLVESALRRWVNQLQQERGGITPARKALTSEPQKIQELEAWITRLEREKSILKKGYRALDVGRSRAYSLILQLSAHEPVDWLCEVSEVTRSSYYTHRLRKRTPDVERLRLRSRVNELFTRGRSAPGSRSIKAMMQEEGEQSGRFKVRSLMRELALVSKQPGSHAYKKATVERPEIPNILNRAFDVQAPNHVWCGDITYVWAQGKWHYLAVVLDLYARRVVGWALSEKPDADLVVKALDVAYQQRDKPQGGLFHSDQGSQYSSRQFRQRLWRYRMQQSMNRRGNCWDNAPMERVFRSLKSEWIPTTGYLTGQQAQRDISQYLMNHYNWIQPHHFNGGLAPAKVEEKLKTVSGMS, encoded by the exons ATGACCAAGCAACGTCGTACCTTTACCCCTGAATTCAAACGCGAAGCTGCCTGCCTGGTGCTCGACCAAGACTACAGTCATGCCGAAGCAGCCCGCTCGCTCGGCTTGGTGGAGTCGGCGCTACGCCGTTGGGTTAACCAGCTTCAGCAGGAGCGTGGCGGCATCACGCCCGCCCGCAAAGCGTTGACCTCAGAGCCGCAGAAAATCCAAGAGCTCGAAGCTTGGATAACGCGCCTTGAACGCGAGAAATCGATACTGAA AAAAGGCTACCGCGCTCTTGATGTCGGAAGATCTCGAGCGTACTCGCTGATCCTTCAACTCAGCGCCCATGAGCCGGTTGATTGGTTGTGCGAGGTGTCCGAAGTCACTCGCTCAAGTTACTACACACATCGTCTTAGAAAACGAACTCCGGACGTTGAGCGACTGCGATTGCGCAGCCGAGTGAATGAGTTGTTCACGCGAGGGCGAAGTGCGCCCGGCAGCCGTAGCATCAAGGCAATGATGCAAGAAGAAGGTGAGCAAAGTGGGCGGTTCAAGGTGCGCAGCCTGATGCGTGAACTGGCGTTGGTTAGCAAGCAGCCTGGGTCGCATGCGTACAAAAAGGCCACGGTGGAGCGGCCAGAAATTCCGAATATCTTGAACCGAGCGTTTGATGTCCAAGCGCCAAATCATGTGTGGTGTGGCGACATCACCTACGTTTGGGCGCAGGGCAAATGGCACTATCTGGCAGTTGTCCTCGATCTCTATGCACGCAGAGTGGTGGGCTGGGCACTATCAGAAAAGCCGGACGCAGACCTTGTGGTCAAAGCGCTGGACGTGGCGTACCAACAACGCGACAAGCCTCAAGGGGGACTGTTCCACTCCGACCAGGGATCGCAATATAGCAGTCGTCAGTTCCGCCAGAGACTCTGGCGCTACCGCATGCAACAGAGCATGAACCGCCGAGGCAACTGCTGGGATAACGCGCCGATGGAGCGAGTCTTTCGCAGTTTGAAATCAGAGTGGATACCGACCACGGGATACCTGACTGGGCAGCAAGCTCAACGAGACATCAGCCAGTACCTGATGAACCATTACAACTGGATACAGCCCCACCATTTCAACGGTGGACTGGCCCCGGCGAAAGTGGAAGAAAAACTCAAAACTGTGTCCGGAATGAGTTGA
- a CDS encoding bifunctional diguanylate cyclase/phosphodiesterase, which produces MRLLPACLLLLMSLWTTAASALNLTQEEQNWLSKHPDIRLGVDSAWPPFEFRDPSGRYQGLSADYIGLIEKRLGITATALPPSSWTQLLDQARNNRLDLLAGVMSTPERQQYLSFTRPYLDFPIVILAHNGGPQPRSLQDLYGLKIAVVDNYAPHELLRTHHPDLNLVAMANVSSTLQALATGQVDAVVGDLASSIWSLRELKLDGLHVSGQTPYRYQLAMAAPRESSLLVSILDKVMADLSPSEIDAIHERWVADALDQRTLWTDLLLYGLPALLLLIVVLAIVIRINRRLSSEISRRIALEQELRSSEYHYRSLIESLSAIAWEADANEFTYSYVSPHAEGLLGYALKEWLKPGFWRSILHPDDALWAQTYCESETAAGRDHSLDYRVIRADGRALWVRNIVSMIEQGHKPLMRGLMIDISETKRAEHALRLSEQKFASVFEQCPDILVIARHSDGCLLDVNEAFEEQIGLQHAQVIGHTATELGLWEAEQAGPSLLERLHRGGIRNLEMTFRRSNGQRFTGLTSAQTFDLDGTAAMVVAVRDISQLKQTQEQLQTSEEKFAKAFHASPDGLLLSRQSDGLLIEVNEGFCRLTGYDLNPLINNQTALELGIWVDLDERRRLVERLRQDGFVRDFSCLIRRSDGQIRLCELSARPLPIAGVDCMLTIARDITERHLMQEKLQLAATVFENTAEAVLITDTEQHISAVNRAFSEITGYSEIEALGQTPRLMASGQHDSAFYAAMWHQLTAEGHWQGEICNKRKNGELYPGWVTISVVRNHEREITHFVSVFADISSLKHAQAKLDYQAHHDPLTGLPNRALFENRLQAALTCSQGSSHQGAVLFLDLDRFKHINDSLGHPVGDLLLKGIAQRLKEQVRDVDTVARLGGDEFIILLPGLHRPSDASAIANKLLACFVAPFQAGEHEFFTSASIGISLYPQDGTDVASLIRNADAAMYRSKAKGRNRVEAYTRDLTAQASERIALEHELRRAIERNELSLCYQPKFSLKTQSLVGAEALIRWSHPTFGEVPPEHFIHLAEDNGSILQLGDWVLEQACRQMQAWKAEYLPFGPLSINLAGAQLRQPNLAGRIEQLLGAYRLEAGDLQLEITENFIMSQAEEALIVLDQLKQLGVQLAIDDFGTGYSSLSYLKRLPLDILKIDQSFIRGLPEDAHDAAIARAIIALGRSMQLTIIAEGVETQAQQQFLAAEGCEQIQGYYVSLPLPPAEFAAQFLRIAPTDLSDGTSPIPPL; this is translated from the coding sequence ATGCGGTTGCTGCCGGCCTGCCTGTTGCTGTTGATGTCCCTCTGGACGACGGCTGCCAGCGCCCTGAACCTTACGCAAGAAGAGCAGAACTGGCTCAGTAAACATCCAGATATCCGACTGGGCGTCGACTCGGCCTGGCCGCCGTTCGAATTTCGTGACCCCAGCGGCCGCTACCAGGGCCTGTCCGCTGACTACATCGGGTTGATCGAGAAAAGGCTGGGCATCACCGCCACCGCTCTGCCGCCCAGCAGTTGGACGCAGTTGCTCGATCAGGCCCGAAACAATCGGCTCGACCTGCTGGCCGGGGTCATGTCCACGCCCGAGCGCCAGCAATACCTGTCATTCACCCGCCCCTACCTGGACTTTCCAATCGTCATCCTGGCGCACAATGGCGGCCCGCAACCGCGCTCGTTGCAGGATCTCTACGGCCTGAAAATCGCTGTGGTGGACAACTATGCCCCCCACGAGTTATTGCGCACCCACCATCCCGACCTCAACCTGGTGGCCATGGCCAACGTCAGCTCGACCTTGCAGGCGCTGGCCACCGGCCAGGTCGATGCCGTGGTCGGCGATCTCGCCTCGAGCATCTGGAGCCTGCGCGAACTCAAGCTCGATGGCTTGCACGTCAGTGGCCAGACCCCGTATCGCTACCAACTGGCGATGGCCGCGCCAAGGGAAAGCAGCCTGCTGGTGTCGATTCTCGACAAGGTCATGGCCGACCTGTCGCCCAGTGAAATCGACGCAATCCATGAGCGCTGGGTGGCCGACGCACTCGATCAGCGCACATTGTGGACCGACCTGCTGCTTTACGGTCTGCCCGCCCTGCTGCTGCTGATCGTGGTGCTGGCGATCGTGATCCGCATCAACCGCCGGCTCAGCTCGGAAATCTCCAGGCGCATCGCTCTCGAACAGGAACTGCGCAGCAGTGAGTACCATTACCGCAGCCTGATCGAGAGCCTGTCGGCCATTGCCTGGGAAGCCGACGCCAACGAGTTCACCTACAGCTATGTTTCGCCCCACGCCGAGGGCCTGCTCGGTTATGCCCTCAAGGAATGGCTCAAACCGGGGTTCTGGCGCAGCATCCTGCATCCCGACGACGCGTTGTGGGCGCAGACTTACTGCGAAAGCGAGACCGCCGCCGGGCGCGACCATAGCCTCGATTACCGAGTGATCCGCGCCGATGGGCGTGCGCTGTGGGTGCGCAACATCGTCAGCATGATCGAACAGGGCCATAAACCGCTGATGCGCGGGCTGATGATCGACATCAGCGAAACCAAGCGCGCCGAACATGCGCTACGCCTGTCCGAGCAGAAATTCGCCTCGGTGTTCGAGCAGTGTCCGGACATTCTGGTGATCGCCCGCCACAGCGATGGCTGCCTGCTGGATGTCAACGAAGCCTTCGAAGAACAGATCGGCCTGCAGCATGCCCAGGTCATCGGTCATACCGCCACCGAACTGGGCCTGTGGGAAGCCGAGCAAGCCGGTCCCAGCCTGCTGGAACGCTTGCACCGTGGCGGCATCCGCAACCTGGAGATGACCTTCCGGCGCAGCAACGGCCAGCGTTTCACCGGCCTCACCTCGGCGCAGACCTTCGACCTCGACGGCACCGCGGCGATGGTGGTCGCGGTGCGCGACATCAGCCAGCTCAAGCAAACCCAGGAACAACTGCAGACCTCAGAAGAGAAGTTCGCCAAGGCCTTCCACGCCTCGCCCGATGGTCTGCTGCTGTCGCGCCAGAGCGATGGCCTGCTGATCGAAGTCAACGAGGGTTTCTGTCGCCTGACCGGTTACGACCTCAACCCCCTGATCAATAACCAGACCGCTCTCGAGCTGGGCATCTGGGTTGACCTCGACGAACGCCGGCGCCTGGTCGAGCGCCTGCGTCAGGACGGTTTCGTGCGTGACTTCAGCTGCCTGATCCGGCGCAGCGACGGGCAGATTCGCCTGTGCGAGCTGTCTGCTCGACCACTGCCCATCGCCGGTGTCGACTGCATGCTGACCATCGCCCGCGACATCACCGAACGCCACCTGATGCAGGAAAAACTGCAACTGGCCGCTACCGTGTTCGAGAACACCGCCGAAGCCGTGCTGATCACCGACACTGAGCAGCACATCAGCGCGGTCAACCGTGCCTTCAGCGAAATCACCGGGTACAGCGAGATCGAAGCTCTGGGCCAGACACCCCGGCTGATGGCGTCAGGGCAACATGACAGCGCCTTCTATGCGGCGATGTGGCACCAACTGACTGCCGAGGGCCACTGGCAAGGCGAGATCTGCAACAAGCGCAAGAACGGCGAACTGTACCCTGGCTGGGTGACCATCAGCGTGGTGCGCAACCACGAGCGCGAGATTACTCACTTCGTGTCGGTGTTCGCCGACATCTCCAGCCTCAAGCACGCCCAGGCCAAGCTCGACTACCAAGCCCACCACGACCCGCTGACCGGGCTGCCAAACCGCGCGCTGTTCGAGAACCGCCTGCAAGCCGCCCTGACCTGCTCGCAAGGCTCCAGCCACCAGGGCGCTGTGCTGTTCCTCGACCTGGACCGCTTCAAGCACATCAACGACAGCCTCGGCCACCCGGTGGGCGACCTGCTGCTCAAAGGCATTGCCCAGCGCCTGAAAGAGCAGGTACGCGACGTCGATACCGTGGCGCGTCTGGGCGGCGACGAGTTCATCATCCTGCTGCCAGGCCTGCACCGCCCGAGTGACGCCAGTGCCATCGCCAACAAGTTGCTGGCCTGCTTCGTCGCGCCGTTCCAGGCAGGCGAGCACGAGTTCTTCACCAGCGCCAGCATCGGCATCAGCCTTTATCCACAGGACGGCACCGACGTCGCCAGCCTGATCCGCAACGCCGACGCCGCCATGTACCGCTCCAAGGCCAAGGGCCGCAACCGCGTCGAAGCCTACACCCGCGATCTCACCGCCCAGGCCAGCGAGCGTATCGCCCTGGAGCACGAACTGCGCCGGGCCATCGAGCGCAACGAACTGAGCCTGTGCTACCAGCCCAAGTTCAGCCTCAAGACGCAGAGCCTGGTCGGCGCCGAAGCCTTGATTCGCTGGAGCCACCCCACCTTCGGCGAGGTGCCGCCCGAGCATTTCATTCACCTGGCCGAAGACAACGGCAGCATTCTCCAGCTCGGCGACTGGGTGCTGGAGCAAGCGTGCCGGCAAATGCAGGCGTGGAAAGCCGAGTACCTGCCCTTCGGCCCCCTGTCGATCAACCTCGCCGGCGCCCAACTGCGCCAACCCAACCTCGCCGGACGCATCGAGCAACTGCTTGGGGCCTACCGCCTGGAAGCCGGTGACTTGCAGTTGGAGATCACCGAAAACTTCATCATGAGCCAGGCCGAAGAGGCCCTGATCGTGCTCGATCAGCTCAAACAGCTCGGCGTACAGCTGGCCATCGACGATTTCGGCACCGGCTACTCCTCGCTCAGCTACCTCAAGCGCCTGCCACTGGACATCCTCAAGATCGACCAATCCTTCATCCGCGGCCTACCCGAAGACGCCCACGACGCCGCCATCGCCCGCGCCATCATCGCCCTGGGCCGCAGCATGCAACTGACCATCATCGCCGAAGGCGTCGAAACCCAAGCCCAACAGCAATTCCTCGCCGCTGAAGGCTGCGAACAGATCCAGGGCTACTACGTCAGCCTCCCCCTCCCCCCCGCCGAATTCGCGGCGCAGTTTCTTCGTATAGCACCAACAGATCTTTCAGATGGCACCTCTCCCATTCCCCCGTTATAA